From the Bremerella alba genome, one window contains:
- the gmd gene encoding GDP-mannose 4,6-dehydratase, producing the protein MSNIALITGITGQDGSYLAEFLLEKGYQVHGCFRRSSTNAFERIEHLQDKIELHCTDLLDQASLERLVAKVKPTEVYNLAAQSFVGSSWDQPILTAEVTGLGVTRLLEAIRMVDTSIRFYQASSSEMFGKVHETPQRETTPLHPRSPYGVAKAYGHWMTINYRESYDMYACGGILFNHESPRRGLEFVTRKISDAVARIKLGLATEVRLGNLDARRDWGFAGDYVEAMWLMLQQDQPVDYVIGTGETYRVGDFVQIAFDRVGLNWENHVVIDPKFYRPAEVDLLLADPKKAQEELNWTPQMPFQELVERMVDHDLQRLSAQASTSLNVLRKSA; encoded by the coding sequence ATGTCGAATATCGCTCTGATTACCGGAATCACGGGCCAGGATGGTTCGTATCTTGCTGAATTTCTTCTCGAAAAGGGCTACCAGGTACACGGCTGTTTTCGCCGAAGCAGTACCAATGCCTTCGAACGCATCGAACACCTCCAAGATAAGATCGAGCTGCACTGCACCGACCTGCTCGATCAAGCATCGCTAGAACGCTTGGTTGCGAAGGTCAAGCCGACCGAAGTTTACAATCTGGCGGCCCAAAGCTTCGTTGGCAGTAGCTGGGATCAGCCAATCTTGACCGCCGAAGTCACCGGCCTGGGCGTGACTCGCCTCTTAGAAGCGATCCGCATGGTCGATACGTCGATTCGCTTCTATCAGGCCAGTAGCAGTGAAATGTTCGGCAAAGTCCACGAGACACCGCAACGAGAAACGACCCCGCTGCATCCTCGCAGCCCCTATGGTGTCGCCAAGGCCTACGGTCACTGGATGACGATCAATTACCGCGAAAGCTACGACATGTATGCCTGCGGTGGGATATTATTCAATCATGAGTCGCCCCGACGCGGCCTCGAGTTTGTCACGCGTAAGATCAGCGATGCCGTCGCACGTATCAAGCTGGGTCTCGCCACCGAGGTTCGCTTAGGCAATCTCGACGCTCGGCGTGACTGGGGATTCGCTGGCGACTACGTAGAAGCAATGTGGCTGATGCTGCAGCAAGACCAACCGGTCGACTACGTAATTGGAACCGGCGAAACGTACCGCGTCGGCGACTTTGTTCAAATCGCGTTCGACCGCGTAGGCCTGAACTGGGAAAATCACGTGGTAATCGATCCCAAGTTCTACCGCCCAGCGGAAGTCGATCTCTTGCTGGCCGATCCTAAGAAGGCACAAGAGGAATTGAACTGGACGCCTCAGATGCCTTTCCAAGAACTCGTCGAGCGAATGGTCGACCACGACCTGCAGCGACTATCGGCTCAGGCAAGCACCAGCCTGAACGTTCTGCGCAAGTCTGCCTAG
- a CDS encoding glycosyltransferase family 4 protein → MRRLLIDITHTASQDYHTGIQRVVRSLARESLAYSANPESKVECLPVVNLNGQFVHVDRWCAARGYRKSRTDWTTFCQNLVPDMLGTSSRLALNKLGTRIRKLLYPRTIDRAARNMLRKMRPKPVAVNPGPGDVILMPDSWWDLPEMFDTIHDARLNGALVGAMVHDLIPIRYPEFFDEGLRNTFTNWAERLVHSIDFFLGDAQAAEDDLWLFAQEQNAALDKSHVGHVRLGCDIRPINPITYSRVPANVRKLFSDRAKAPYLMVSTIEIRKNHHYLLDAFELLWNEGQDVSLALVGRVGWKCDDLIERIANHPEAGKRLHLLNNINDDALNYIYQKSKAFLFSSKAEGFGLPIVEAQHHGLHVFASDIPIFREVAGSGANFFSLDNPSDLQQQIVDFENDRGWESEPNITVKNEPWKAVFPKLVNTVNQLASNVQDSRLANASQAA, encoded by the coding sequence ATGCGTCGGCTACTTATCGACATTACCCATACCGCTTCGCAAGATTATCACACCGGGATTCAGCGTGTTGTTCGCAGCCTGGCTCGAGAGTCGTTAGCGTATTCTGCGAATCCGGAATCCAAAGTCGAATGCCTTCCGGTTGTCAATCTTAACGGGCAGTTCGTACACGTTGATCGGTGGTGTGCGGCACGCGGATACCGCAAATCAAGAACAGACTGGACTACTTTCTGCCAGAACCTTGTCCCCGATATGCTCGGTACTTCTTCGCGACTGGCATTGAACAAATTAGGCACGAGAATCCGAAAGCTTCTTTACCCACGGACGATCGATCGTGCGGCAAGAAATATGCTTCGGAAGATGCGTCCTAAACCCGTAGCTGTGAACCCAGGCCCTGGGGACGTGATCTTGATGCCGGATTCCTGGTGGGATTTGCCAGAGATGTTCGATACGATTCACGACGCTCGACTGAACGGGGCTCTTGTCGGAGCGATGGTCCATGACCTCATCCCGATTCGGTATCCCGAGTTTTTTGACGAAGGGCTACGCAATACATTCACCAACTGGGCCGAACGGCTTGTGCATTCGATTGATTTCTTTCTAGGAGATGCTCAAGCTGCCGAAGACGATTTATGGCTTTTCGCTCAGGAACAGAACGCCGCGCTCGACAAATCACATGTCGGCCATGTTCGCTTGGGTTGTGATATTCGTCCGATCAATCCAATTACTTATTCGCGCGTTCCTGCTAACGTCCGTAAGCTCTTTTCTGATCGTGCGAAAGCTCCGTATTTGATGGTCTCGACAATCGAGATTCGCAAAAACCATCACTACCTCCTCGATGCCTTCGAGCTTCTCTGGAATGAAGGCCAAGATGTCTCGCTAGCACTTGTTGGTCGCGTCGGCTGGAAATGCGACGACTTGATCGAGCGAATTGCCAATCATCCTGAAGCTGGCAAACGTCTCCATTTGCTAAACAATATCAACGACGATGCTCTGAATTACATCTATCAGAAAAGCAAGGCCTTCCTCTTCTCTTCCAAAGCTGAAGGTTTTGGCCTGCCGATCGTCGAGGCACAACACCATGGCTTGCATGTATTTGCGAGCGATATACCGATATTTCGCGAAGTTGCTGGCAGTGGAGCCAACTTCTTTTCGCTCGACAATCCATCCGATCTCCAACAGCAGATCGTGGACTTCGAAAATGATCGTGGCTGGGAGTCTGAACCGAATATCACCGTAAAAAATGAGCCCTGGAAAGCCGTCTTTCCCAAACTTGTCAACACGGTGAATCAGTTGGCAAGCAACGTACAGGACTCCCGCTTGGCCAATGCTTCTCAAGCTGCCTAA
- a CDS encoding NRAMP family divalent metal transporter — MSEAAAESQKQLSFLRIVKAIGPAIVVASVVLGPGSILSNSKVGAVYGYSMIWVLALASVFMALTVFLAAIIGTSFERTPFSEIANRLGRPVSVVIGIVFFLITSCFQFTNNLAIIDVINIATESAGTGASAWWISLLAIVLVNAGLVWALYGSSTPYRFIEKMMMVMVGIMLLGFVVNLAVVQPSISKILGGLIPSLPGGEDSSDNIVMLLGMFGTTFSIAGAFYQIYGVREKNWSRDNLANGIVDAIVGIAVLGGISFMIMVTSAAVLQGAQLTSITDVAKQLEPLIGPRAKFMFCIGISAGAFSSLLVNALIGGTALSDSLGMSASVKDQPVKALTVVGLSVGMLFAIAINWLGLSSVSLIVFAQALTVIGVPLLAFAMLFLAMKLPPTKLKVPACTIATCSLIIAVLLSGRMVFSLVERFSS, encoded by the coding sequence ATGTCAGAAGCGGCGGCCGAGAGCCAGAAGCAACTTTCCTTCCTGAGAATTGTCAAAGCAATTGGTCCGGCAATTGTTGTCGCCTCGGTGGTCCTTGGGCCAGGTAGCATCTTATCGAACTCGAAGGTGGGTGCGGTCTACGGTTACAGCATGATCTGGGTCCTAGCATTGGCCTCGGTATTCATGGCGCTCACCGTTTTTCTGGCAGCGATCATCGGTACAAGCTTCGAGCGGACGCCGTTCTCGGAAATCGCCAACCGACTAGGTCGGCCCGTTTCTGTAGTGATTGGTATCGTCTTCTTCCTGATCACTAGCTGTTTTCAATTTACGAACAACTTGGCCATCATCGATGTGATTAACATCGCGACCGAGAGTGCCGGAACGGGTGCTTCGGCCTGGTGGATTTCGCTGCTCGCCATCGTTTTGGTTAATGCTGGCTTGGTGTGGGCACTGTATGGCAGTAGCACTCCCTACCGATTTATTGAAAAGATGATGATGGTTATGGTCGGGATCATGCTGCTGGGGTTCGTGGTGAATCTGGCGGTCGTTCAGCCGTCGATCTCCAAGATCCTCGGTGGCCTTATCCCTTCATTACCAGGTGGCGAGGACTCTTCCGATAACATTGTGATGCTGCTGGGAATGTTTGGCACCACGTTTTCCATCGCCGGAGCGTTCTATCAAATCTATGGTGTGCGTGAAAAAAACTGGTCGCGGGATAACCTGGCCAATGGCATCGTCGACGCAATCGTTGGTATCGCCGTACTCGGGGGAATCAGCTTCATGATCATGGTGACTTCCGCTGCAGTCCTGCAAGGAGCCCAACTGACCAGCATCACCGACGTTGCCAAACAACTGGAGCCGCTGATCGGACCGAGAGCCAAGTTCATGTTCTGCATTGGGATCTCTGCCGGTGCGTTTAGTTCGCTATTGGTCAATGCGTTGATCGGCGGAACGGCCTTGAGCGATAGCCTAGGGATGTCCGCTAGTGTGAAAGATCAGCCTGTGAAGGCCCTGACGGTGGTCGGCCTGAGCGTGGGCATGCTGTTTGCCATCGCGATCAATTGGCTAGGGCTTTCCAGCGTCTCCCTGATCGTCTTCGCTCAGGCGCTCACCGTAATCGGTGTCCCGCTGCTCGCTTTTGCGATGCTCTTCCTGGCGATGAAGCTTCCGCCCACCAAGCTGAAAGTCCCGGCATGCACTATCGCGACCTGCTCGCTGATTATCGCAGTCCTGCTTTCAGGGCGGATGGTATTCTCGCTGGTCGAGCGGTTTAGCAGCTAA
- a CDS encoding DUF1559 domain-containing protein — MNRKRGFTLVELLVVIAIIGVLIALLLPAVQQAREAARRMQCSNNLKQLGLAFHNYHDTYGRFMTGGDTSWQFYAVGWVPRIFPFIEQGTRYEAMEAISKDYMMTRSPYRSHNQDNPIFGAVPGITCPSSPLGELSSDQSVTTNFPYQDIQGGLHYRGNSGSVDTDFVAAITSGDGYSKSGIIYPQSRTRFGDITDGTTNTFLLGETSKISNTGFGGLKPWTWGSTTYSNTDRLLIDHKMVRYPINYPGSYGTNVTPFSSHHPGGAMFVMCDGSVKFLTETMPLDTLKATATRSNGEVVSEL, encoded by the coding sequence ATGAATCGAAAACGCGGATTCACGCTTGTAGAGCTTCTGGTGGTTATCGCTATTATTGGCGTGCTGATTGCTTTGCTTTTGCCGGCCGTTCAACAGGCTCGCGAGGCTGCCCGACGCATGCAATGCAGCAATAACTTAAAGCAGTTGGGCTTGGCATTTCATAACTACCACGACACCTACGGGCGATTCATGACCGGCGGAGATACTTCGTGGCAGTTCTACGCCGTGGGTTGGGTCCCTCGGATTTTCCCCTTCATCGAGCAAGGTACTCGTTACGAAGCAATGGAAGCGATCAGTAAGGACTACATGATGACGCGTAGTCCTTACCGCAGTCATAATCAAGACAATCCGATTTTTGGCGCCGTACCGGGAATTACCTGTCCGTCGTCACCACTGGGTGAACTTTCTTCCGACCAGTCCGTTACGACGAATTTTCCATACCAAGATATCCAAGGCGGTCTGCATTATCGGGGTAACTCAGGCTCAGTAGATACTGATTTCGTCGCTGCCATCACATCTGGGGATGGTTATTCAAAGTCAGGCATTATCTATCCTCAAAGCCGAACTCGGTTTGGCGATATTACTGACGGAACGACCAACACGTTCCTCCTGGGCGAAACTTCTAAGATCAGCAACACTGGGTTTGGCGGCCTGAAGCCATGGACGTGGGGTTCGACTACCTATTCTAATACCGATCGACTGTTGATTGATCACAAGATGGTTCGTTACCCGATTAATTACCCAGGTTCCTATGGAACCAATGTGACGCCGTTCTCGAGTCATCATCCTGGCGGGGCCATGTTTGTCATGTGCGATGGAAGCGTCAAGTTCCTGACGGAAACGATGCCTCTGGATACCCTTAAAGCGACCGCCACCCGTAGCAACGGAGAGGTTGTTTCAGAACTGTAA
- a CDS encoding glucosamine-6-phosphate deaminase, translated as MKLEVLEDAKHLGVAAARRGAESLRKALAENGQANIIVATGASQFETLSALIAEPNIDWSRVTGFHLDEYLGLDDQHPASFCRYLRERFVDQVPLKQFHYVNGISSVPHQVCQQLGQLIQTHPIDVAFVGIGENGHLAFNDPPADFETNNPYLVVDLDEACRKQQAGEGWFASINDVPTQAISMSCRQILKSKTIICSVPDQRKAKAVQSSLEGIVTPEVPASILQTHEDTTLFVDKSAASLLTSSTLSD; from the coding sequence ATGAAACTCGAAGTCTTAGAAGATGCAAAGCATTTAGGTGTTGCGGCTGCTCGGCGTGGTGCAGAATCGCTGCGAAAAGCACTTGCCGAAAATGGTCAGGCAAACATTATCGTCGCGACCGGGGCTTCCCAATTCGAGACGTTGTCGGCCTTGATTGCCGAGCCGAACATTGACTGGAGCCGTGTCACGGGATTTCATCTGGACGAGTACCTTGGACTTGATGATCAGCATCCCGCTTCGTTTTGCCGTTACTTACGAGAGCGTTTCGTCGACCAAGTTCCACTGAAGCAGTTTCACTATGTGAATGGGATCAGTAGTGTTCCGCATCAGGTCTGTCAGCAGCTAGGCCAATTGATCCAAACACATCCTATCGATGTTGCGTTTGTGGGGATTGGAGAGAACGGGCACCTGGCATTTAATGATCCGCCGGCAGACTTCGAGACCAATAATCCTTATTTGGTGGTCGATCTAGACGAAGCTTGTCGAAAGCAGCAAGCCGGTGAAGGCTGGTTTGCCTCGATCAACGATGTGCCGACGCAAGCGATCAGCATGTCTTGTCGTCAGATACTGAAATCAAAGACAATCATTTGTAGTGTTCCCGACCAGCGCAAAGCGAAAGCTGTGCAAAGCAGCTTAGAGGGAATCGTTACTCCGGAAGTGCCCGCCTCGATATTACAGACACATGAGGATACGACTTTGTTTGTTGACAAGTCTGCCGCCTCGCTACTTACCTCATCGACTTTATCTGACTAG
- a CDS encoding N-acetylglucosamine-6-phosphate deacetylase, protein MSIPKYVDLQINGYFGVDFNQDDISVEDLQSACAALEVDGVEQVLVTVITEDIVKMASRIRRLVELRSEDPLIRRMIAGIHVEGPFISTEAGYVGAHPVYAAKQTVWSEMDTLLEAADGLVRIVTLAPEQDPTQEVTRRLADQGIIVSAGHTNASLNDLDAAIDAGLSMFTHLGNGCPRMMDRHDNIIQRVLSRSENLQIGLIADGAHVPFFALKNYLDIIGIDRAFVVSDAISAAGCGPGVYPLGDQEVTVGADGVPRAEDDSHLVGSATTMQQMAENLQRRLGLTATEVRRLTYTNPLKQLGTCEKVVPQRVSTPSKSNGHQATTT, encoded by the coding sequence ATGTCTATTCCGAAATACGTCGATCTGCAGATCAATGGCTACTTTGGTGTCGATTTTAATCAAGACGACATCTCAGTAGAGGATCTTCAATCTGCTTGTGCCGCGCTAGAAGTGGATGGTGTCGAGCAAGTACTGGTAACCGTCATCACGGAAGATATCGTGAAGATGGCTTCTCGAATTCGTCGACTTGTCGAACTTCGCAGCGAGGATCCGCTCATTCGACGCATGATCGCAGGGATTCATGTCGAAGGGCCATTTATCAGTACGGAAGCCGGCTATGTGGGGGCGCATCCGGTTTATGCAGCCAAGCAGACCGTCTGGTCGGAAATGGATACGCTTCTCGAGGCGGCCGATGGTCTTGTGCGAATTGTTACGCTGGCACCTGAGCAAGATCCGACGCAAGAGGTTACGCGGCGTCTTGCTGACCAAGGGATCATCGTTTCTGCTGGGCACACGAACGCTTCGCTGAATGATCTCGACGCTGCGATCGACGCAGGGCTTTCCATGTTCACGCATTTGGGAAATGGCTGCCCGCGGATGATGGATCGGCACGACAACATCATTCAGCGGGTTTTAAGTCGATCTGAAAACCTTCAGATTGGACTTATTGCGGATGGGGCTCATGTTCCATTTTTTGCTTTGAAGAACTACCTCGACATCATTGGTATCGATCGGGCATTCGTGGTTTCTGATGCGATTTCTGCTGCTGGCTGCGGCCCCGGTGTCTATCCGTTGGGCGATCAAGAGGTGACCGTTGGTGCCGACGGGGTCCCTCGTGCCGAGGATGATAGCCACCTGGTTGGCTCGGCTACTACCATGCAGCAGATGGCCGAAAACCTTCAACGCCGATTGGGGCTGACCGCGACCGAGGTACGGCGTCTTACTTATACCAACCCGTTGAAGCAGCTAGGAACCTGTGAAAAGGTGGTCCCGCAGCGTGTCAGTACTCCGTCGAAGAGCAATGGGCACCAAGCGACAACGACTTAG
- a CDS encoding LacI family DNA-binding transcriptional regulator: MAQEPRKVRLLDIANKAGVSRAAVGHILNNSGADCVRVSEATREKVLKIAAELEYRPNRAAQRLRGMPTKIIGVVLDTVNMAVFSARLAAIEAEAHTRGYRLMIGQAHHDPDEIKTYLDDFTDHGMDAILCMFDVMHDFRPKLKKVFRGRDNIILHSSPILKSQPCVRVETSSAISQLVDHLADRGRKKIAIQLWSPSDQLMSIRSEAWKDNIKRRKLSATNSLIWTNPEATQKPSREAIDDCIQKLVVTNHADAIIASNDEWAVRLIQGLERHGYTVPKDVAVTGYDNLDIADVIEPGLTTIDQCHKEYAKQALNLVEETIAGTISPSKRLRVIRPQLIVREST, from the coding sequence ATGGCCCAAGAACCACGGAAAGTCCGCCTCCTCGACATCGCCAACAAAGCTGGGGTCTCCCGAGCGGCGGTGGGGCACATCTTAAATAACTCAGGAGCGGATTGCGTTCGTGTCTCTGAAGCTACCCGCGAGAAGGTTCTCAAGATCGCGGCCGAACTCGAATACCGTCCCAACCGAGCCGCGCAGCGACTACGCGGCATGCCCACCAAGATCATCGGCGTCGTCTTAGATACGGTGAATATGGCGGTCTTCTCCGCGCGTCTGGCCGCCATTGAAGCTGAAGCACATACACGCGGCTATCGATTGATGATCGGCCAGGCACATCATGATCCCGATGAAATCAAAACCTACCTAGATGACTTCACCGATCATGGTATGGATGCGATTCTATGCATGTTTGACGTCATGCATGACTTCCGCCCCAAGCTGAAGAAAGTCTTTCGCGGCCGCGACAACATTATTCTGCACTCGTCTCCCATTCTCAAATCACAGCCCTGCGTTCGTGTTGAGACATCCTCCGCGATATCGCAACTGGTCGATCACCTGGCTGACCGCGGACGCAAGAAGATCGCGATTCAACTCTGGTCCCCTTCCGATCAACTGATGTCGATCCGAAGCGAGGCCTGGAAAGATAATATCAAACGTCGCAAACTTTCTGCGACGAATTCGCTTATCTGGACAAACCCCGAAGCGACTCAAAAACCGTCTCGTGAGGCGATTGACGACTGCATCCAGAAACTAGTCGTTACCAATCATGCCGACGCCATTATTGCCTCGAATGACGAATGGGCCGTTCGCCTTATCCAAGGACTTGAACGGCACGGGTACACAGTCCCTAAAGACGTAGCGGTCACCGGCTACGATAATCTAGATATCGCCGATGTGATTGAACCGGGACTGACGACTATCGACCAGTGTCACAAAGAGTATGCCAAGCAGGCATTGAATTTGGTCGAAGAAACCATCGCCGGCACCATTTCTCCATCGAAACGCCTACGGGTCATTCGACCACAGTTGATCGTCCGCGAGTCGACCTAG
- a CDS encoding Gfo/Idh/MocA family protein encodes MLSLNRRQFLAAASATAVTSMSTPSAFASANDELRVVVIGLNGIGRTHLNGFPEVSGVRVVGACDVDSAVLGKRAEEFQKKFNRKLKTYNDMRQVFDDPDVDAVVLAVPNHWHGLGTVWGCQAGKDVYTEKPCSHNIWEAGQMEKAAKKYDRIVQVGIQRRSFTHLKDFFQEIQQGVLGKVKQVKGVYLTRRNSIGRPDAALQPPATVDHNQWCGPAPTKLERANYHYDWHWFWEYGNAELGNNGPHILDLCRWSIGAEEFPTAVTSVGGRYVWDDNGQTPNTHLLRYEYAQAPITFEIRDLPTATGKKDTCKHMGLSYGIVVEGEEATYVGFDTGKVIDPQGKTIREIKGTTGPDGGRQLHRENFVKAVRSRKTSDLNCDVRTGHLSTALCHLGNISHKVSDTISLKSLPERTQEQPLVNEAVGRMQSHLAANGVDVASAHVQLGKTLQIDPKTETFPQDEKANGLLKREYRAPFIVPENV; translated from the coding sequence ATGCTTTCCTTGAATCGACGCCAGTTCCTTGCTGCTGCATCTGCAACTGCCGTGACCTCGATGTCCACACCTTCCGCGTTCGCCTCGGCCAACGACGAGCTACGTGTCGTCGTGATTGGCCTGAACGGAATTGGCCGAACTCACCTGAACGGCTTTCCTGAGGTCTCTGGGGTTCGTGTCGTGGGTGCTTGCGATGTCGATAGTGCGGTCCTGGGCAAGCGAGCGGAGGAATTCCAAAAGAAGTTCAACCGCAAGCTAAAGACGTATAACGACATGCGTCAGGTATTTGACGATCCAGATGTTGATGCGGTTGTTTTGGCAGTTCCCAATCACTGGCATGGACTCGGTACCGTTTGGGGCTGTCAGGCCGGCAAAGACGTTTACACCGAGAAGCCTTGTTCCCACAACATCTGGGAAGCTGGGCAGATGGAAAAGGCAGCCAAGAAGTATGATCGGATTGTGCAAGTCGGAATTCAACGCCGAAGCTTTACCCACTTGAAAGACTTCTTCCAAGAAATCCAGCAAGGCGTGTTGGGAAAAGTCAAACAGGTCAAGGGAGTTTACTTAACGCGTCGCAATTCGATTGGACGTCCTGACGCCGCTCTTCAACCACCAGCTACTGTCGACCACAATCAGTGGTGCGGCCCTGCCCCGACGAAACTGGAACGTGCCAATTATCACTACGATTGGCATTGGTTCTGGGAATACGGCAATGCGGAATTGGGCAACAACGGACCACACATTCTCGATCTGTGTCGCTGGTCGATCGGTGCCGAAGAATTCCCGACTGCCGTCACCAGTGTCGGCGGACGCTATGTGTGGGATGACAACGGCCAAACGCCGAACACGCATCTTCTACGGTACGAATACGCCCAAGCTCCGATCACCTTCGAGATCCGTGATCTGCCCACAGCGACCGGAAAGAAGGACACCTGCAAGCACATGGGACTCAGTTACGGAATCGTCGTCGAAGGGGAAGAAGCGACCTACGTTGGTTTCGACACGGGAAAGGTCATTGACCCTCAAGGCAAGACGATTCGAGAAATCAAAGGAACCACAGGGCCTGACGGCGGGCGACAGCTTCATCGAGAAAACTTCGTGAAAGCTGTTCGGTCGCGGAAGACATCTGACCTGAACTGCGACGTCCGTACGGGACATCTCTCAACCGCGCTTTGCCACCTCGGAAACATCTCGCATAAGGTTAGTGACACGATTTCCCTGAAATCTCTTCCGGAACGTACTCAAGAGCAACCACTTGTTAACGAGGCCGTCGGTCGCATGCAATCGCACTTGGCCGCCAACGGGGTCGATGTCGCCTCGGCCCACGTTCAACTCGGAAAAACGCTGCAAATTGACCCGAAAACCGAGACGTTCCCTCAAGACGAAAAGGCCAACGGACTACTTAAACGTGAGTACCGTGCCCCGTTTATCGTGCCTGAGAACGTTTAA
- a CDS encoding Gfo/Idh/MocA family protein: MRISLVITTVVCLMASLFAHNSANAAETIRIGLIGLDSSHAVAFAKTINAKDSSPELQKATVVAAFPGGSPDLPTSADRIEGFTKQIQDMGIEIVPSIDALLKKVDAVIMNSVDGRVHLAQATPVLEAGIPIFVDKPITASLEEAKQLIALSEKTGTPFFSSSTLRYCQEVIDLKKEDVVGCVAYSPCKLDPTHPDLFWYGIHGVETLFTVMGPGCKSVQRTQAEGVEIVTGVWEDGRVGTFRGIRDGSYGYGVVVFGKKNIELTKIRANYNLLVVEIVKFFQTKEPPISPAETLEIVAFMTAADMSRDADGEAISLDRLLSDKK, encoded by the coding sequence GTGAGAATTTCGCTCGTTATCACCACGGTCGTTTGCTTAATGGCTAGTTTGTTTGCACACAATTCAGCAAATGCGGCCGAGACAATACGGATCGGGTTGATCGGACTCGACAGTTCGCACGCCGTTGCTTTCGCCAAGACGATCAACGCCAAGGATTCTTCCCCCGAATTGCAGAAAGCCACTGTTGTAGCTGCGTTTCCGGGTGGAAGTCCCGACCTGCCTACCAGTGCCGATCGAATCGAAGGGTTCACCAAACAGATCCAAGACATGGGGATCGAGATCGTTCCTTCTATCGATGCTTTGCTCAAGAAGGTCGATGCAGTGATTATGAACAGCGTCGACGGGCGAGTGCACCTGGCACAAGCCACGCCTGTCCTTGAAGCCGGCATTCCGATTTTCGTCGACAAGCCGATCACGGCTTCTCTTGAAGAAGCCAAGCAGCTAATTGCATTGTCGGAAAAGACAGGCACTCCATTCTTCTCTTCTTCGACCCTCCGGTACTGCCAGGAAGTGATCGACCTGAAGAAAGAGGACGTCGTTGGCTGCGTTGCCTATAGCCCATGCAAATTGGATCCAACCCACCCCGACCTGTTCTGGTATGGCATCCATGGGGTGGAAACCCTCTTTACCGTCATGGGACCTGGATGCAAAAGCGTGCAGCGCACGCAAGCCGAAGGGGTCGAGATCGTCACGGGCGTTTGGGAAGATGGCCGTGTCGGAACATTCCGTGGTATTCGAGATGGTTCGTACGGATACGGCGTGGTTGTCTTCGGAAAAAAGAATATTGAGCTCACCAAGATTCGCGCCAACTACAATTTACTGGTTGTCGAGATCGTAAAGTTCTTTCAGACAAAAGAGCCTCCTATTTCGCCAGCAGAGACGTTGGAAATTGTCGCCTTTATGACGGCTGCGGACATGAGCCGCGATGCCGATGGAGAAGCCATTTCTTTGGATCGCCTTTTAAGCGACAAGAAATAG